A genomic segment from Canis aureus isolate CA01 chromosome 4, VMU_Caureus_v.1.0, whole genome shotgun sequence encodes:
- the GARIN3 gene encoding Golgi-associated RAB2 interactor protein 3 isoform X1 — protein MKRTMSSECLLPYYTAHSYRSMGVFNTSMGELQRQLYKGGEYDIFKYAPMFESDFIQISKKGEVIDVHNRVRMVTVGIASTSPILPLPDVMLLARPTKVCEEHARHARTTTKGRGRKPTKILELTRLLPLKFVKISIHDREKQQLRLKLATGRTFYLQLCPSSDAREDLFCYWEKLVYLLRPPVDSSSSTPTLPTREGANLEDDKSLMTTELHGEGDQDEFRLHKPREVSRANSSAYAGGEGIHHGHRGMPSSPAVMRSAGMAKGAANRAASGMAVAGSATSSTAGLAVAGAKTSSSSGALSLAATKSTSTGQVSTALSGATVKCPGESGSNKAIAGAVNISSEGTNVALGAASMSSVGASTLTTGAASISPGSSMSVVFAGTMTTGTAAAERSGCLVVGPLVSTLQSEGYMSERDGSQKVSQPNAETRKGKKERREKKDRTSSRKSSHHHRTGECHHRTGEGHHRRGERHHRTGEGHHRTGGNKSTRKSSSHRSLSGHDKRDDRKEKGQSHARSRGHSSHKSGTHGSAARVSRTAHKLGKIKSANSSSAISKKSSKIGSFFRNLRAMPGSKTGVPSHDREVDFVAKSLEKCNIETKVEKTPDGKDLEICSTMTSESMETIIFEAKSI, from the exons ATGAAGAGAACAATGAGCAGCGAGTGTTTGTTACCTTATTACACAGCCCACAGCTACCGTTCAATGGGTGTGTTCAATACCTCCATGGGGGAACTGCAACGACAACTGTACAAGGGAGGGGAGTAtgacattttcaaatatgcacCTATGTTTGAAAGTGACTTTATCCAGATCAGCAAAAAAGGAGAGGTGATTGATGTACACAACCGTGTCCGAATGGTGACTGTGGGCATTGCATCCACTAGTCCCATCCTCCCGCTACCTGATGTCATGCTGCTGGCTCGACCAACGAAAGTCTGTGAAGAACATGCCAGACACGCCCGGACCACCACCAAGGGGAGAGGTCGCAAGCCCACAAAGATCCTAGAGCTCACCAGGCTGCTTCCCCTAAAATTTGTCAAGATCTCCATTCACGATCGTGAGAAACAGCAGCTGCGCCTGAAGCTTGCCACTGGCCGTACTTTCTATTTGCAGCTGTGTCCCTCTTCAGATGCACGAGAAGATCTCTTCTGCTACTGGGAAAAACTTGTCTATCTTCTGAGACCCCCAGTGGATAGCAGCAGTAGTACCCCGACCCTGCCAACTAGGGAAGGAGCCAACTTAGAAGATGACAAAAGCCTAATG ACCACAGAGCTCCATGGAGAAGGGGATCAGGATGAGTTCAGGCTTCACAAGCCCCGCGAGGTGTCTAGAGCCAACTCTTCTGCTTATGCTGGGGGAGAGGGAATCCATCATGGTCACCGTGGAATGCCCAGTTCACCTGCAGTTATGAGGTCTGCAGGGATGGCCAAAGGAGCAGCTAACAGGGCAGCCTCAGGCATGGCAGTAGCGGGATCAGCAACAAGCTCTACAGCAGGCTTGGCAGTGGCAGGAGCAAAAACAAGCTCTTCATCAGGTGCTCTGAGCTTAGCAGCAACCAAATCTACGAGCACAGGCCAGGTAAGCACGGCCCTGTCTGGAGCCACCGTCAAATGTCCGGGAGAAAGCGGATCCAACAAGGCCATCGCAGGTGCTGTCAATATATCCTCAGAGGGTACAAATGTGGCCTTGGGTGCTGCAAGCATGTCCTCAGTAGGTGCTTCTACCCTGACCACGGGGGCTGCCAGTATCTCCCCAGGGAGCAGCATGAGTGTGGTGTTTGCAGGCACCATGACAACTGGCACAGCTGCTGCAGAAAGATCTGGATGCCTAGTTGTAGGACCCCTTGTCTCCACCTTGCAGAGTGAAGGCTACATGAGTGAACGGGATGGAAGCCAGAAGGTCTCCCAGCCCAATGCTGAAACccggaagggaaaaaaagaaagaagagaaaagaaggacaGAACTTCCAGCAGGAAAAGTTCCCATCACCACAGGACAGGTGAATGTCACCACAGGACAGGTGAAGGTCACCACAGGAGAGGTGAACGTCACCACAGGACAGGTGAAGGTCACCACAGGACAGGAGGAAATAAGTCGACCCGGAAATCATCCTCCCATCGGTCCTTATCCGGCCATGACAAAAGAGATGACAgaaaggagaaggggcagagcCATGCAAGAAGCAGAGGACACAGCTCTCACAAGAGTGGTACCCATGGCTCTGCAGCAAGGGTGTCAAGGACAGCTCACAAATTGGGGAAGATCAAATCTGCAAATAGTTCAAGTGCTATAAGTAAGAAATCCAGTAAAATTGGCTCTTTCTTCAGGAACTTGAGAGCCATGCCTGGTTCAAAAACAGGGGTCCCATCACACGATAGAGAGGTAGACTTCGTGGCTAAGTCATTAGAGAAGTGCAACATAGAGACGAAGGTAGAGAAAACCCCAGATGGCAAAGACCTGGAGATCTGTAGCACCATGACATCTGAATCAATGGAGACCATAATCTTTGAAGCTAAATCCATTTAA
- the GARIN3 gene encoding Golgi-associated RAB2 interactor protein 3 isoform X2: MKRTMSSECLLPYYTAHSYRSMGVFNTSMGELQRQLYKGGEYDIFKYAPMFESDFIQISKKGEVIDVHNRVRMVTVGIASTSPILPLPDVMLLARPTKVCEEHARHARTTTKGRGRKPTKILELTRLLPLKFVKISIHDREKQQLRLKLATGRTFYLQLCPSSDAREDLFCYWEKLVYLLRPPVDSSSSTPTLPTREGANLEDDKSLMTTELHGEGDQDEFRLHKPREVSRANSSAYAGGEGIHHGHRGMPSSPAVMRSAGMAKGAANRAASGMAVAGSATSSTAGLAVAGAKTSSSSGALSLAATKSTSTGQSEGYMSERDGSQKVSQPNAETRKGKKERREKKDRTSSRKSSHHHRTGECHHRTGEGHHRRGERHHRTGEGHHRTGGNKSTRKSSSHRSLSGHDKRDDRKEKGQSHARSRGHSSHKSGTHGSAARVSRTAHKLGKIKSANSSSAISKKSSKIGSFFRNLRAMPGSKTGVPSHDREVDFVAKSLEKCNIETKVEKTPDGKDLEICSTMTSESMETIIFEAKSI, translated from the exons ATGAAGAGAACAATGAGCAGCGAGTGTTTGTTACCTTATTACACAGCCCACAGCTACCGTTCAATGGGTGTGTTCAATACCTCCATGGGGGAACTGCAACGACAACTGTACAAGGGAGGGGAGTAtgacattttcaaatatgcacCTATGTTTGAAAGTGACTTTATCCAGATCAGCAAAAAAGGAGAGGTGATTGATGTACACAACCGTGTCCGAATGGTGACTGTGGGCATTGCATCCACTAGTCCCATCCTCCCGCTACCTGATGTCATGCTGCTGGCTCGACCAACGAAAGTCTGTGAAGAACATGCCAGACACGCCCGGACCACCACCAAGGGGAGAGGTCGCAAGCCCACAAAGATCCTAGAGCTCACCAGGCTGCTTCCCCTAAAATTTGTCAAGATCTCCATTCACGATCGTGAGAAACAGCAGCTGCGCCTGAAGCTTGCCACTGGCCGTACTTTCTATTTGCAGCTGTGTCCCTCTTCAGATGCACGAGAAGATCTCTTCTGCTACTGGGAAAAACTTGTCTATCTTCTGAGACCCCCAGTGGATAGCAGCAGTAGTACCCCGACCCTGCCAACTAGGGAAGGAGCCAACTTAGAAGATGACAAAAGCCTAATG ACCACAGAGCTCCATGGAGAAGGGGATCAGGATGAGTTCAGGCTTCACAAGCCCCGCGAGGTGTCTAGAGCCAACTCTTCTGCTTATGCTGGGGGAGAGGGAATCCATCATGGTCACCGTGGAATGCCCAGTTCACCTGCAGTTATGAGGTCTGCAGGGATGGCCAAAGGAGCAGCTAACAGGGCAGCCTCAGGCATGGCAGTAGCGGGATCAGCAACAAGCTCTACAGCAGGCTTGGCAGTGGCAGGAGCAAAAACAAGCTCTTCATCAGGTGCTCTGAGCTTAGCAGCAACCAAATCTACGAGCACAGGCCAG AGTGAAGGCTACATGAGTGAACGGGATGGAAGCCAGAAGGTCTCCCAGCCCAATGCTGAAACccggaagggaaaaaaagaaagaagagaaaagaaggacaGAACTTCCAGCAGGAAAAGTTCCCATCACCACAGGACAGGTGAATGTCACCACAGGACAGGTGAAGGTCACCACAGGAGAGGTGAACGTCACCACAGGACAGGTGAAGGTCACCACAGGACAGGAGGAAATAAGTCGACCCGGAAATCATCCTCCCATCGGTCCTTATCCGGCCATGACAAAAGAGATGACAgaaaggagaaggggcagagcCATGCAAGAAGCAGAGGACACAGCTCTCACAAGAGTGGTACCCATGGCTCTGCAGCAAGGGTGTCAAGGACAGCTCACAAATTGGGGAAGATCAAATCTGCAAATAGTTCAAGTGCTATAAGTAAGAAATCCAGTAAAATTGGCTCTTTCTTCAGGAACTTGAGAGCCATGCCTGGTTCAAAAACAGGGGTCCCATCACACGATAGAGAGGTAGACTTCGTGGCTAAGTCATTAGAGAAGTGCAACATAGAGACGAAGGTAGAGAAAACCCCAGATGGCAAAGACCTGGAGATCTGTAGCACCATGACATCTGAATCAATGGAGACCATAATCTTTGAAGCTAAATCCATTTAA